A window of Quercus robur chromosome 12, dhQueRobu3.1, whole genome shotgun sequence genomic DNA:
CTCTACACCTTATAAAGGGTGCCCTGACATACTGTGGGAGTCACGTAatccattttatatatatataggcccATGGTTTAGACTTTAGACTATTCAGTAGTAAAGAACTAAGAATCAAATAAGCATGCTAATAATGAAGCCAGCGAGACAATGAAAATACAAGAGGGAAAAACTCCTATATACCGTGTTCATTCATCTGTTGTTGTGTTGGACGCTACACCAGGCCCTTGATTACATGCCGACATTGAAACCCGCCAAACAACGTTAGATGAATTACTTCAGGAATTATGGATTACTCGAATTGATACAAGCACCCAAAACCAGGCAAGTTTTGGTGCTTTAGAGATTGATCAAAtgcaaattaaaattattttaattagaagTCACTTTAATTTATAAGGAGTTTTGGAGTGGTTGGCAGATCGGTTTGCAAATGGCATATTGTCGTGCgtaacaaataatttaaaaagcaCAAGACACGAGTTTGCAATTGCTAGCATGAGCGAGCTGGGAGCTCAAGTATAGGAAGTTGTGTGAATATCATCTGTACTTcaacaattttattctatatatagTAAATTTGCTAATTTAGATTTGCCCCCTAATTGTTTTTACGTACTGTTTAGGGTTTTCAATCATTTTGTGAATATTAGCTgcctgtgtttgtgtttgtttttatgatCTATGTGCTATACTATTTGAATATGTTTAACCATCAAACATTGTGATTAGAaccttgattaattaataactattAAGATTAAGAATTGAATAAATCAATTAGAATTCAGTAGTTAAGCCGATTAGGGGGTTTAAATAgcgttttttaaataaaattcgaAAAGTgaagtttaatttaattttttttatatcagaTTTGACTAAATTTGTATTAAGCATGGTAATGCATGAATGCTATCAGGGATGGAATTATGTAGGGACTAAGGGGGACCATGGACCCCTATTcccaaaattattaatttatgtatatttattgttaaaattaaaacttttaataGTTTGGCCTcccaaaatatattatatggcccccctaaaaaaaaaaaaaacttttatggaTTTTAAACAAGTTACAAAAATTATAGtatctcataaaaaataatgagatTGTAAATAGATTAtacaaattgtaaaaaaatacccactctaattcattatttttttgaaaatagtaCATGACTATTCTTTAGTGATtctaatacctttttttttttttttaatatttctagtaattaattttttgatctTTGGGATAAGAAAGAGTGCAAAAGTTATGTGAGATATCAATTGAAAAGAAGATAGAGTTTTTTGAGATATTGATTGGAATGATAGTTTCCTAAAATGGTTTTTGATCAATGTAGTGCTTTGTTATTTGTGGGTCAAATAATTAGTATATATGCTAGGCATCTATTGTATTCCTTAAATTTGTTAGTATTGTGAgtggtaaataaaaatatcagaAATTCAAATGTTTAAAAGGTTAATTCACTAAAGCAAAAATTATCTCATGACACGTGAATAATactaaatatattacaaatacaACATAAGTGcacaataaaattcatttttattttatataaaacttataGATCTTTCAACTACTTAATAACATAtggtttattcaattttatTCGAAAGAAAGtagtatataaataaaatgtacACTGTTTAAAACAtctaaaaaagaattttaatgaagaatttattttttttataattttagtttaattatctcttacaaaatataaaaaattctgcACACATTTTCAAGCAAAATAGACACATTTTCAAGCAAAATAGCAAAAGTATACGTAATTACATATGAACAAATGTGTATGtatgggtgtgtttgtgtatatattttgTGATATGTGTTTATATTATATCATTTTTAAAGGATGTATTAGCTAGAagcgtgtgtgtgtatatatatatatatatatatatagaggcgCACGTATTAGACTACTAGTCTTTTTATGTATTATTgttcagaaaagaaaagaatacataATCCTTTCACTTTCTGCGTTCACCATCTACGTTTTATCATATTCCACGACAAAACTTATATATCCCTTGGCGTCTCATTATGCTTTTTATGCAGATTTCTTCTGCAGCTACCTTCTTTTGCCAGTTGCTTCTCTTTGTGTCTCAATCTCTCTCTGAATACAGATGCTACCGAGTGAGGTCAAAATCAATTACTCTAATGCATGCAGGCTACAGCCATTGATAATTAGTAGGTTCTCCAATACAATTTAGAACTTTCTCATCAGAGACAAACTTATGTAGCctagttttgcatttttctctacTGGTCTAGGacagaagaggaagagaaagaagaagcacaggcaagaacaacaacaataataatactaataactCATAATATTATTCAGCAAAAAGGGAAAACTACAAGTGATCTttatataatactaataattaatGGTACTAGTACAAGTCAAAGTGGCTCTATATATAGCATACATAATCCATGCCCATTCTCATTTTCATTATAGAACTATTTTAGAGAAAAccccacccaaaaaagaaaacaaaaacatagacTTTTATTGAAGCTAGTCTGCTTAACAAGCTGTTATTGAGTGTCCGTACGTACGTGAAAAAAGTTAAGCTCCCCTCCATACCCATATAGCGTTAGACCTTAATAGCAGTGGAACAAGCTCATTCCTTAAGAGGAGACTATTTACCTCAGTAGGGCCACCAATGAATTGCTGCCCTATGAACACAGCTGGTTGATTTTGCTGACGACCAAGTTGAGCCAGTGCACTCTCAATTTGCTGCCTGTTGGGCATCCTATCAAGATAGTACAACACAGGGTTTGCCCCAAACCCAGTTATGAGTGAGTTGACTGTGTGAGTCATTGGACAATTAATGTTCCTGCTGAAAATCACAACTGGGTTTTCAGCTACCAAGCTTGTCACTGCAGCCATTGGTTGTAATAAGCAAAAAGAAGTTGGGAATGTTATAGTGTTTGTAAGTGAGTGTTGGTGTTTTGCAGTGAATAGCTTGAGCTGCAATGAAGgcctatttataattttattgtggAAGGCTTTACTGTGGGCGTGGGGATGTATTGTTCGTCCGGAAGAATATaatgttcaaaaaaataaagtgattGGATTCTTCGAGATCAACCTTCATGATTACTTGATAAAGACTTTTGGTTCTTTGGGAAAATAAGAATAACACGTTGCCCATCATCTTCTTGTCAACGTTTTCTGCTTCGTTAAGCGCAGTGTGTCATATATCTTACATTCATGGAATAACAACTagcaattatataaaataatactaTTAGTTTATTAAAAAGCCAAATGTGAAAATTCTATTGAGAAGAGGTGCATTTCTAAAGCTATATTTATCTTCAAGGCATGTCCAAGATTTTGGTAATAGtgtctttgattttctttgttcaACTTTGATTTTTTGTCGGTTACATTACTAATTACACCATTTAACTTTGACTTATTctgaaattaattatttaaatttcatttcaattctTTAACTAACATTTATTTTCGATAGTCTTTTTGTCCAATTTGCATCGATCGTTAAGTACACCAAAATTAACGTCGTTTTGAAAAGtatggaaaaaaaaactaagactAATGACAAGATTAGATAACATTACAAGATAAAAtgactaaattaaaaataaattaaagttaaaagaaCTTGATAAACACATTAAATTAAGAAGATGTAATTTGTAAGTTATCTCTTTTCTGTTTTGTTAAATGGAGTGTCCAATACTCTTAGACTTTgcacaatgaatttttattttcctcttaAGTTTCTCATAAAATCTCTGCCATACTCTACATTTTGAAGCATCTCCCAAggtgataaaaaagaaaaaagaaaagtttgggTTTATCCAATTGGAAGCACCTTTCTGCCCCGGCTAGATTCGCATGTAGTTTTATGAAAGATATTATGCTTTGGAAAAAAAGGTAATACGGCCctaatatcattaaaaaattccAAGTAGAGGCCGTACTAGACGGAGACAATTATTCCTTAAGGACCCACAACTTTATCCATTACCACACATAGGACTAATTGGAAATAAAAGAAATGCCCCTTTAACATAtatttccctcacaaaaaacaTATGATGGTTACTGTCTTAACCAATTGGGAGATTCCTATATAACAAAAATCTTTATCCTCTTTGATTCATTGATTCTCTTTGAGAAAGTGTTTTTCAGTCGGTAATTAGGTTATGAGCATACTAATATACTAAAAAGACTGTAGAGTTAATCTGTAATCATAGTAGAAATACAAGTGTCATTGACcaaattatttctttcattaCATAGCTATTTATCAATGATCACTTTTTCCTTTCTGGTTTTATCTATTTGAGTTATGGGAATAATGTATATCCTATTCTTCATAGATTGTGAAAACACCaatttacttatataaaaaaagaagaaggtaaaaTCACCGAATTTATTCATATGTATAAAAGCATATGTGAAAACACCAagaagaaattttgaaaaaaaaagatattatgcTTTAGAAAAAAAGGTAATACGGCCCTAATATCTTGAAAAAAATTCCAAGTAGAGACCGTACTAGATGGAGACAATTATTCCTTAAGGACCCACAACTTTTATCCATTACCACACATACGActaattggaaaaaaaagaaaagaaatgccCCTTAACATAtatttccctcacaaaaaacaTATGATGGTTACTGTTTTAACCAATTGGGAGATTCCTATGTAACAAAAATCTTTATCCTCTTTGATTCATTGATAAATGGgattttactctttctttttaaaatatccaGCAAAATGCCTCACGTTTGAAACTAATTAAAGAAATGttcctattttgaaacttgattttttaaaaattaagttttaaatgTATAACTCGATTTTAGCGAATGTggacttattttatttttttggaactcgagttccaaaatttttttatttttatttttcagttcgCTATAActcaattgtccaaaaatcgagttttaaattgaaactcgattttctaaaaatcaagtttcaaaacagggtcatttttctaaatagtttcagatatGGGGTATTTTGCtagatatattaaaaaaaagggcaaaagcccattttctccttGATTCTCcatgaaaaagtgttttttggtCGGTAATTAGGTTATGAGCATGCAAATATACTAAGAAGACTGTAGAGTTAATCTGTAATCACAGTACAAATACAAGTATCACTGACcaaattatttctttcattaCATAGCTATTTATCAATGATCACTTTTTTCTGTCttgttttttctatttgagTTATGGGAATAATGTATATTCTATTCTTCATAGATTGTGAAAACACcaatttacttataaaaaaaatggtaaaaacaCCGAATTTATTCATATGTATAAAAGCATTTAGCACAAAAGTTATTGGTATTTGttaattcgatagttacaatggAAGAGTGAGAATTTAAACTCTAGACGTTTTGAACTATGTTGTGTTTTAAAGGTTGACATCCAATGTTTTGATTTGGTGTGATTTGTGATGTGAAAGATAATCGGAAGGCTTAGATCTAGATAGGGTGTTGCCTAATTAAACGACTTGCAGTCCATGCAGTTATATCTTACATGAGTGTCATTGAGCCCTTTACGTATAAAGTATTTAGAGGAAATTTAGCACTAACGTTATTAGTTTTTGTTAGACATGTCGAAGCACTTTACTGACCTATAGACTATACAGACTAAAATTTGCTTTCGATTCATAGTTATtccatatgaatttttttatttacgtGGAGTACATATCACATGTTTGCATAATGCTTTACCTATCAATGCAACTGTAAAGGTTATATTTTGATCCCTTAGTCAATGGATTAATTAAGTTACGCTAATTAACCAAACTAGCCATAGACCCACGCGATGCGTGAGAATATAAATATTACGTAAAGAggtgtaatatatataaaaaaaaccattaattaCTTCAAGTAttgtctatttaaaaaaaaaaaaaaatttctacaagtatttttttttaatctttttatctctacaaatatatcatttttattattattatttttttatgtttgattaatatttttttaaggtgaaccatattcttctaacttctaTTTTAGTGTATTATATTTGCTTAATATACAcctaaactttataagtttcaaatttattattcaaatttctcatctcttaaggaataaggaaattatcataataatcaaaacttattacaaaattacaatgatatCTTAAccataattaaaatgaaactaaagGAATAGATAATAggctttataataatttattactcaaacaattggtaggcatattcaaattcatgtctcccaaaaaattaaatattaacccaaactaaaattcaaccaaagctataaaagggaaagagaagaaaaacacatattaaaaaaaaaaaaaaccatcaaccttaattagagttataagaaagaataaaaattcaccgagagagagagagagagtactcaaagttttgtgtgggaaaaatatagattgaatgagaaaatgatatcaaatttatacaaaataaaatgggtaAAAGAAGAggcaaattataaaaaagaggaagaaagtaTAACGGTAAAATAGTGTAAagataaaaaggcaaaaaggaaagggaaaggtTGGAAGAAGTATAACAATACGTGTAAAagtagaagaagaggaaaattataaaaaagtgtAAGGAAGTATAATGGtaaagtagtggggagataaagaggcaaaaaaaaaagagaaaagttgGAAGAAATGTAATAATAGGTGTGTGAACTAAtaggaagaagaaaagtttttttttttttttttgaaaatagggggaagaaaagtttaaatagagaaaagaaaatataaaaaataaatgaatgatgTGGCTGTTGATGTGGTTGTTAATGTGGCTTAATaggagcgtagcaacaataaattctgcgctttagcttttagtaatatagatatataaatagTATTATCATAGGTTAATTACCACAAGATCCACAACCCGCACGCCACCATATGTAAAGTAACaaacaataaagtaaaaaacacaAGGTACAGTGGCGAGATGAAAAACCAATGACAATCATCTAAAAGAGAAACCCCTATAAGGTTCACTAACCCTAAGAAGGAATTAACTAATAGCACACAATATAAGCTCTCTATATCTTTGAAGAAGTCATCCTTAGAGCATCAGTAGTGGGCCTGCTATATGCCAAATGTAAGGCACATTCGGCATTCAGGCCCAAAAACTGCTCAGCAACGGGAAGGCCAAATGGGAAAaggccaaaatttttttgacatatagctacagtaccatctcaaatgtaagatggtactaTAGCTGAatgggataattttttttttttaatactctcTCCACGTTTTAACTCGgcaatttctctctcctctctcattttttctctttcttttctctctcttccttctctctttctcatcccctctctctcttgccATTGTCaagcttctctctttctcactgaATCACCAAGCCAGATCGGAGCTCACACGTTGAGTCCGTGTAGATCTTCGGTGCTCGGAGCGACACAAGCCAATCTCTTAGTGGCGTGCAAAGCCTTTGCGACGGAGCCAATCTCTCTGTGGTGTGTTGTGGGTGTTGATTGGGTTTTTTTAGATCAGCAGTTGGTTGATGTGGTGGTTTTGCCATCGGGGTTATAGTTTTGCCATGGGTTTCTGGGTTCGGctttgtgtgttttttattttatctctttgGTGGTTCTTGTAGTGGCTGTTTCTTGTAGTTGTTGGTTGtgattttttacctttttttttttgtttttgttttttgtttttttttttttttgtttttgtttttctcttgtgGTTTTTATGGTCGCTGTTTCTTGCggtggttgttgttggtggtgggtttggtggttggcATGGCAGTGGCGTGGTGGTGGCTATTGcgattgtggtggtggttgctaGCTAGTGGTGTGGTGGGTTTGTTGGGATGTGAGTGACAGTGGTtttatggtggtggtgatgTTTTAGACCTAGAGAGActttgctggtttttttttatctgtTCTTGTGCCAGAGGTTGAGGGAGAGAGacgaaaaggaaaaaagagagagagagagagagagagagagagagagagagagagagagagagagagagagagagagagagagagagagagagagagagagagagagtaaaaataaaaaaaataaaaaagaatatttaaataaactgggaaaaaaaatagaattttgggaTGTCGGGTGCATTGAAAAATGATatgttataattaataaagtagcttttttggatggtaaaataggatgagATGAGATTTTCggttgtggatgctcttagtaagccttttttaaatgtttgaatGTATAACACGACTTTCAAGTCAACAATTGACTTATTtaatacatgtcaaatttagGATTCCTATATCTCAATCAAGCAAGTTCACTATTGAGGAAGTGTTAAAAACCTTGTTTCGATCAATTGAGCTATGATTGAAAGTTTGACAGTATCCATGCTTCGATTGATCAAGCATTGATTGAATGGTAGTCAAaagtcttcattttcttcttcttttttgagttACATCTTGGACACTTAATCTTGAACTTATAATAACTTATTACAAACTCAATGAAGATTACAAATCATGGAATTTGTCAACCTAAAAACCCATAACAACTATGTAAGTGAAGTAAAACATAATatgaagacattttttttttaattaataaaaagcattatgtattttttttttgaaatttaaagagtGACCTTAATTTTAGGAGCTTTTAAACCTTTTCTAGTCAAATTATAAACCTATTAAGGTACTATATCAATCAATAatctttttgaatatttttaattggagaacatttaatttaagatttaattttagttaaaatgatATCTAGCATTTTATGTTCTGCATTAATAAGAGTTCTTTATTGTTGTCATGTGTAATCACCAAAACTTAACAGATTTATGCTGCACCATTGTGAGGTTTCTGTATTTTAAGTTGTGTTTTTCTGctgttatttgtaatttattctAGGTAATTTTTGATGCAAAAAGTCCTCTTCATGTACTTCTAGCTCCATAAATAGATACATTTTACATAAATCTAATCCTCATCAGAGATAGAGATGGGAACATATAGGATAAAAGGTACATTTCTTAAAGTGGTTGTGGGGCAAATTTTAACTTTGGTGGATGCATGTGTAGAAGAGAAGAATATATAAGGAATGCGCGGACGGTTCCTAGCATCACAAACATGGATTAGATCAAGGTTGTAAGTCACTGTTTCTACAAATTATTcacctctctctatctctctctctctcacccatgGCCCCCCTCGCTCAGTGACAAAGATGGTTGACAACTATTTGTATGCTTCTCCTTTTATGCTTTTATAGATGCGAAATAGGAAAGTCTCCACCAAGTATAGATTTTTCAAGCATGAAATATGATAAATAACTCAAACACATGACAATATGACTCAACTTTTTTAATGCTTTTCTAGATGGAGGACAGAAAAAAAGTTCTCCAAAACCTAACCTTTCCAAGTATAGAACAAGATAtatgcaactcaatgcaaatGAAGACATAAAAGATCTTTGcttaataatattattcttgGCAAATCTAATTATTCTCCACAACTATAATCAAGATATATTGATCACTGCAAGATGGGGTGAATTTCTGTGTCAAAATTCCCCAGGTGGTTTCTGGTATCTTTAGTACATAAACTACTGTTTACTTCTTCATTCAACGTACCACAATGTTCACTATTGCGTAATGCCCAATCTTTGTGCATGATGTGATCCTTTATGGGGCTTTGGCATGCAACACATGCATGTTCCATGGTTCTTCATCATGATTTGGTTGTGCATTATCACCAAATATTCATGTATGCATGTTTTTGATTGAACGAATAATATGTTCTAATTTACCAATGGATTCACATGCATGTGCAGACGGTACCTAATTCCAGCAGCATTTGATGATTTAATTGTTTCAATATGTTTGTTTCCATACCATAAGGGTGTGCATGACATTGCTATCATCATTGATATTCTTAGTTATGTATGAACAGTTTGTTCAGTAGGAGTAATAGAGAAAAATTTAGGTACAGGTTTTTTGGTGTTGTACCTTATTATATTTCTCAATTACATTCAATCACATAACTGTACTaacaatacataaaaataatgtaatctattAAATGCATACTAAATTTGATTATGTGAATAATTTAAGGAACAATACCTAAAAAAACTGTACCTAATTAAGTTTTAGTTGGAGTAATATATTGCTTAGGTCagatgcaaatatatatatatatatatatatatgtagtgaTTGGGTTAGACATGGGTTTATCAATAATGTCATGACAACCTGGTTAGAACTACTAGAGGGAAAAGgcaattacaaattttttaacctGGGCACATATAGCTTAAGAATGGCAATTTTGCCCCACTCCGCTTAACCCGCCCCTCTCTCCTTCATCTCGCACGGATTTTTCCCCCTCTGCAAAGGTGATGGGGTGGAGATGGAGTAAGATTTTATCCCTGCACCACGAGGTGGGGATGAGTTTAGACTTTTTAAACCCACCATGCCCCGCCCCACCCCTCCCCGTCCCCGTCCCACCTCGCGTtactaagggttataattgtaaatttttcatactctaaaattctactatttaaaaaaacatatcaatattagcttattttattctacctaatgtagttctctgcctttattttgttatgtgttatattatgagattttttttatttttatttttttattgtcttgttaaacacttggatatattattcaaaatttttttttctaaaaattcatttgatttgatgggataaatttagttgtaatttcaagtatttttttattaatgaaatatgtttaattaaaaaaattgcactaGTTGTAgggtaaattaacaaaaaattagagttttacGGGGTGAGCGAGACTTTGCTGGGTTCCAAGGAgcggggatggggtgagaaatTTTTCCCCGTCATGCAGGACGAGGCAGAGATGGGGAAAGACAAAACTATGTGGGACGGGGACAAAGACCCCCTCCTTTGGCTCTGTCCTACTCCATTACCATCCCTAATATAGCTGGCTTGAGGTACTCAAACTCatggtttatggttttgatcttATTTATGGAAATGACTGCTGTATATGCAACCTATTGACTGCGCTAATGGCTCAGGCTTAATAAACCAAGGAAATATCAAACCAGGTGACATTAGGAACTTGGTGTTACATGCATGCATCTCATGTCACTTCCATGAGTCCAAGTTGGCTATTCAATTAacgaaaaattaaataacaaaaaccaaTCTTGATTTAGTGTCCTGGTAAGGATGTTTTCGTGTATATGCTGCAGTGGACCCTCACCATATATTCCCATGATATCTATCCTTGTTTCCACCTAGAATTTTCTCCTATAATGACCTGTATTATATGTTAGGTCATTTTAGGTTATGTTCAAATTGTACCTTATTACATTGGTTTGTCAAAACACTTGCATTTGATAATCAAAAGGAGCCGTAAATGATTTGGTTAAAGGATTGACATAAATTATATACCAAGTCAAATACAGGTTTCTCTCTTGAACATAGTTAAAGTTAAAGAAGAAAGGAGTTTAACACAAAAAGCGCCGCccggagaagaagaaaaggacgCGGGGGAGGGGGGTGACGTTGCCAGTTCTCAGTTCAAGTTTATTACTATAcccaaaaatggaaattgagaACTGTCAGGTACTTAATTTCCATTCCAAAGCCATATAGCTTTAGCCCTTATAAGCAGTGGGACAAGCTTGCTCTTGACTTGGAGAGTCATAACCTCATCTGCACCACCAATGAGTTCTTGCCCTATGAACACAGCCGGTACGCTTGGCCGACACCCCAGCTGCAGTAATGCCCTCTCAATTTGCTGTCCATTTGGTATCTTATCGATCTCATAAACTGCAGGGTTTGCCCCAAAGCTACATATGAGTGACCTGATGGAGTGGCTCATGCAACAAGTGCTCTTGCTGAAGATCACAACAGGCTTTTCAGCCACCAACCTTTGTACTATATCCATCGCTATCTGTAACTATTAAAGGAGTTAGAAATGTGTGTGTTTTATGAAGCTTGTGATTGCTTTGAGGAATTGAGCTCGGTTTGGTGGTTTTATTTATACTATGTTAGTGTAGTGAGGATTGCATAATTTCCCAGATAGAATAACTTCCTAAAGGGAATAATAAAACAATCCAGAAGATATA
This region includes:
- the LOC126710085 gene encoding monothiol glutaredoxin-S6-like; the encoded protein is MAAVTSLVAENPVVIFSRNINCPMTHTVNSLITGFGANPVLYYLDRMPNRQQIESALAQLGRQQNQPAVFIGQQFIGGPTEREIETQREATGKRR
- the LOC126709058 gene encoding monothiol glutaredoxin-S6-like, whose product is MDIVQRLVAEKPVVIFSKSTCCMSHSIRSLICSFGANPAVYEIDKIPNGQQIERALLQLGCRPSVPAVFIGQELIGGADEVMTLQVKSKLVPLLIRAKAIWLWNGN